In Microbulbifer celer, a single window of DNA contains:
- the rpsG gene encoding 30S ribosomal protein S7, with product MPRRRVVAKREILPDPKFGNVTLAKFMNHVMISGKKSVAESIVYGALDLVSEKLNKDPVEVFEESLENIAPMVEVKSRRVGGATYQVPVEVRPARRTALAMRWLVDFSRKRGEKSMALRLANEMIDASQNKGGAVKKREDVHRMAEANKAFSHYRF from the coding sequence ATGCCAAGAAGACGAGTAGTCGCCAAGCGCGAAATTCTGCCCGATCCCAAGTTCGGGAACGTCACACTGGCCAAGTTCATGAACCATGTCATGATCAGCGGCAAGAAGTCTGTGGCAGAAAGTATCGTGTACGGTGCACTGGATCTGGTTTCAGAAAAGCTGAACAAAGATCCGGTAGAGGTTTTTGAAGAGTCCCTGGAAAATATCGCGCCGATGGTGGAAGTGAAATCCCGCCGCGTTGGTGGTGCGACCTACCAGGTCCCCGTAGAGGTGCGTCCTGCGCGCCGTACCGCGCTGGCAATGCGTTGGTTGGTAGATTTCTCCCGTAAGCGCGGTGAAAAATCTATGGCCCTGCGCCTCGCCAACGAAATGATCGATGCTTCCCAGAACAAGGGCGGTGCGGTCAAGAAGCGTGAAGACGTCCACCGTATGGCAGAAGCCAACAAGGCGTTCTCTCACTATCGTTTCTAA
- the rpsL gene encoding 30S ribosomal protein S12 gives MATINQLVRKPRKRKVEKSDVPALQASPQRRGVCTRVYTTTPKKPNSALRKVCRVRLTNGYEVTSYIGGEGHNLQEHSVVLIRGGRVKDLPGVRYHTVRGALDCAGVNDRKQGRSKYGAKRPKG, from the coding sequence ATGGCAACGATCAACCAGTTGGTTCGTAAGCCGAGAAAACGCAAAGTCGAAAAAAGCGACGTTCCCGCTCTGCAGGCCAGCCCTCAGCGTCGTGGAGTTTGCACTCGTGTGTACACCACTACACCGAAGAAGCCGAACTCTGCACTGCGTAAGGTATGCCGTGTGCGTCTGACCAACGGTTACGAAGTAACTTCGTACATCGGTGGTGAAGGCCACAACCTGCAGGAGCACAGCGTGGTGCTGATTCGCGGCGGTCGTGTAAAAGACCTGCCGGGTGTGCGCTACCACACTGTTCGCGGTGCACTTGACTGTGCCGGCGTTAACGATCGCAAGCAGGGCCGTTCCAAGTACGGTGCCAAGCGTCCGAAGGGGTAA